In the Hordeum vulgare subsp. vulgare chromosome 7H, MorexV3_pseudomolecules_assembly, whole genome shotgun sequence genome, one interval contains:
- the LOC123410461 gene encoding mugineic-acid 3-dioxygenase, which yields MAKVMNLTPVHASSIPDSFLLPADRLHPATTDVSLPIIDMSRGRDEVRQAILDSGKEYGFIQVVNHGISEPMLHEMYAVCHEFFDMPAEDKAEFFSEDRSERNKLFCGSAFETLGEKYWIDVLELLYPLPSGDTKDWPHKPQMLREVVGNYTSLARGVAMEILRLLCEGLGLRPDFFVGDISGGRVVVDINYYPPSPNPSRTLGLPPHCDRDLMTVLLPGAVPGLEIAYKGGWIKVQPVPNSLVINFGLQLEVVTNGYLKAVEHRAATNFAEPRLSVASFIVPADDCVVGPAEEFVSEDNPPRYRTLTVGEFKRKHNVVNLDSSINQIININNNQKGI from the exons ATGGCGAAGGTGATGAACCTGACCCCGGTGCACGCGTCGTCGATTCCAGACTCCTTCCTATTGCCGGCAGATCGACTCCACCCAGCCACCACCGATGTCTCCCTGCCCATCATCGACATGTCCCGCGGCCGCGACGAGGTCCGCCAAGCCATCCTCGACTCTGGCAAGGAGTACGGCTTCATCCAG GTGGTCAACCATGGCATCTCCGAGCCGATGCTGCATGAAATGTACGCGGTGTGCCATGAGTTCTTCGATATGCCTGCGGAGGACAAGGCGGAGTTCTTCTCTGAAGACAGAAGCGAACGCAACAAGCTCTTCTGCGGCTCCGCCTTCGAGACCCTAGGCGAGAAGTACTGGATTGACGTCCTCGAACTCCTCTACCCCTTGCCTTCGGGCGACACCAAGGACTGGCCCCACAAGCCACAGATGCTCCG GGAGGTTGTTGGGAACTACACCTCGTTGGCAAGAGGCGTGGCCATGGAGATCCTGCGGCTGCTGTGCGAGGGACTGGGACTCCGGCCAGACTTCTTTGTCGGGGACATCAGCGGAGGCCGCGTGGTCGTCGATATCAACTACTACCCGCCTAGCCCGAACCCGAGCAGGACGTTGGGCCTGCCGCCACACTGTGACCGGGACCTTATGACCGTCCTCCTCCCCGGGGCCGTTCCTGGCCTCGAGATCGCCTACAAGGGCGGCTGGATCAAGGTCCAGCCCGTGCCAAACTCCTTGGTTATCAACTTCGGCCTACAGCTCGAG GTCGTGACCAACGGGTATCTGAAGGCTGTCGAGCACCGCGCGGCCACCAACTTTGCCGAGCCCCGGCTGTCAGTGGCCTCGTTCATTGTGCCGGCAGACGACTGCGTCGTCGGCCCTGCGGAGGAGTTCGTCAGCGAGGACAACCCGCCACGCTACCGCACCCTAACCGTCGGCGAGTTCAAGCGCAAGCACAACGTTGTCAATCTGGATTCCTCAATCAATCAGATCATTAACATCAATAACAACCAGAAGGGAATATGA